A portion of the Brassica oleracea var. oleracea cultivar TO1000 unplaced genomic scaffold, BOL UnpScaffold00826, whole genome shotgun sequence genome contains these proteins:
- the LOC106320128 gene encoding uncharacterized protein LOC106320128: protein MASGESKDRVIRQRNEIQDYVDARYLSACESMWWTFVFHIHKRKSSVEKLIIHLEGEHNITVKKTDNLGRVICKPDIKKTMFTEWMVLCRRSEFARTLTYVQIPEYFVWNNNAKVWTERKKGKTIGRIVAVHPSAGDRYYLRILINKIKGPRSYDELKTYNSVKYHDFKSVCYARGYLDNDVEWHESMSEGARWATPYQLCDMFVTFQNNCFVTSPKNLRENSWRSMSEDILHKRQRILGNTNLELDDDTLEQYTLIEVEKLMRMHDRSLGDIKEMPKMKHVLLNELGNNFWNQELDYDIAEETLRHGMQFNKLNADQRAIYESVLDSVDKMDGKLFFVYGASGTRKTFLYQTIISRIRSRKQIVLLVAYSGIAALLLPNGRTAHSRFNIPLKLTEDKLCNIKLRTMLAELIEKTDLIIWGEAPMTHKHAFEALDKTLRDIISRKNPSAKDKTFDGKTVLLGGDCRQILPVIPQGNRADTVLASISHSYLWDSCHKFSLKTNMRVNQEEKEFSDWLLQVGEGHPQLESRYECEDYHKQMITVDKSLIRQSYVDPLKEVVDAAYGEVNKHTNSQTSYTDKAILTPCNETVEEINAYTISQTDGVSRDYFSSNSFEISDTKSDQNDTLYVFIFLFIFFFSIY from the coding sequence ATGGCCTCTGGCGAATCAAAGGACAGAGTCATCAGGCAACGCAATGAGATCCAAGACTACGTCGATGCTCGATATTTATCAGCTTGTGAGTCTATGTGGTGGACTTTCGTATTCCACATACACAAAAGAAAGTCATCAGTTGAGAAGCTTATCATTCACTTAGAAGGCGAACATAATATCACGGTTAAAAAAACTGATAACCTCGGCCGTGTAATCTGCAAACCAGATATCAAGAAGACCATGTTCACTGAATGGATGGTTTTATGCAGAAGGTCAGAGTTTGCACGGACATTAACGTATGTGCAAATACCAGAATATTTTGTATGGAACAACAATGCTAAGGTGTGGACTGAACGTAAGAAAGGCAAAACCATTGGGAGAATCGTAGCTGTTCATCCATCAGCAGGTGATCGTTACTATCTAAGGATCCTCATTAATAAGATTAAGGGTCCTAGAAGTTATGACGAGCTCAAAACATACAACAGTGTGAAATATCATGACTTCAAATCAGTTTGCTACGCACGCGGCTATTTGGACAACGATGTTGAATGGCATGAGAGTATGTCAGAGGGTGCTAGATGGGCTACCCCATACCAACTCTGCGATATGTTTGTCACGTTCCAAAACAACTGCTTCGTTACGAGTCCTAAAAACCTACGGGAAAACTCATGGAGATCAATGAGCGAGGACATTCTTCACAAGAGGCAAAGAATTTTAGGTAATACAAATCTGGAGCTGGATGATGATACCCTTGAGCAATACACGTTAATCGAAGTAGAAAAGTTGATGCGCATGCATGACCGCTCATTGGGTGATATTAAAGAGATGCCAAAGATGAAACATGTTTTGCTAAACGAACTGGGAAACAATTTTTGGAACCAAGAACTGGATTACGATATTGCCGAGGAAACACTAAGACATGGCATGCAATTCAACAAACTTAATGCTGATCAACGTGCGATTTACGAATCAGTCTTAGACTCAGTTGATAAAATGGATGGGAAGCTATTCTTTGTATATGGCGCAAGTGGCACACGGAAAACATTCCTATACCAAACCATTATATCAAGGATTCGATCAAGAAAACAGATAGTTCTGCTAGTTGCCTATTCAGGAATAGCCGCACTGTTGCTACCTAACGGTAGAACAGCGCATTCACGCTTCAATATCCCTTTAAAGCTCACCGAAGATAAGCTCTGCAACATCAAACTAAGAACAATGCTGGCTGAGCTAATCGAGAAAACGGATCTTATAATATGGGGCGAAGCACCTATGACACATAAGCATGCTTTTGAGGCCCTCGACAAAACGTTGAGAGACATAATTTCTAGAAAAAATCCTTCTGCAAAGGATAAGACTTTTGACGGCAAGACAGTTCTATTAGGAGGTGATTGTAGACAGATACTACCTGTGATTCCACAAGGTAACAGAGCTGATACTGTCTTAGCTTCAATAAGTCACTCATACCTATGGGATAGTTGCCACAAgttctctttaaaaacaaatatgagaGTCAACCAGGAAGAAAAAGAGTTCTCCGATTGGCTCCTTCAGGTTGGGGAAGGTCATCCACAATTAGAATCGCGATATGAGTGTGAAGACTACCATAAACAAATGATAACTGTCGATAAATCATTGATTCGTCAGAGTTATGTTGACCCATTAAAAGAAGTTGTTGATGCCGCATATGGAGAAGTCAACAAACATACAAATTCCCAGACCTCCTACACTGATAAAGCTATACTCACACCATGTAATGAAACCGTCGAGGAAATCAATGCTTATACCATCTCACAGACCGACGGGGTGTCAAGAGATTACTTCAGCTCAAACAGCTTTGAGATATCAGACACTAAATCAGATCAAAATGATACATTATACGTTTTcatattcctttttatttttttcttctctatatATTGA